The Pyrus communis chromosome 9, drPyrComm1.1, whole genome shotgun sequence genome has a segment encoding these proteins:
- the LOC137746327 gene encoding protein GL2-INTERACTING REPRESSOR 1-like has translation MSRRNGGGPKLDLKLNLSPPRANHQPAESPRRSATVSPTSPPSSCVSSELNQDDNFSPETTSMVLVGCPRCLMYVMLSEDDPKCPKCKSTVLLDFLHDNTTTTPTSKTRKS, from the coding sequence ATGAGTAGACGGAACGGAGGCGGTCCGAAGCTTGACCTGAAGCTGAACCTGTCACCACCGAGGGCTAATCATCAGCCGGCGGAGTCACCACGAAGATCAGCGACTGTTTCACCTACGTCACCGCCGAGCTCATGCGTGTCATCGGAGCTGAATCAAGACGACAATTTTAGCCCGGAGACCACTTCCATGGTGCTAGTCGGGTGCCCTAGGTGCCTCATGTATGTGATGCTCTCGGAGGACGACCCCAAATGCCCTAAATGCAAGAGCACTGTTTTGCTAGACTTTCTTCAtgacaacaccaccaccacaccaACCTCAAAGACAAGGAAGAGctaa